TCGCCGAGGAAGATGGAATTTGCGCCAGCGAAGAAAGCCAAAGCCTGTCCCTCGCGAGTCAAATTGATTCGACCGGCGGATAAACGAACGCGAGACTTAGGCATCAGGATCCGAGCCACCGCGATCGTACGAACAAGGTCAAATATATCTACACTTTGATTCTCTGCTAAAGGAGTACCCTCGACAGGAATCAATAAGTTAATAGGGACAGATTCGGGTTGAGGCTTGAGGTTTGCGAGCTCCACTAACATCGCACATCGATCGCGATCGGATTCGCCGAGACCTAAAATTCCCCCACTACAGATCGTCATCCCCGCTTCGCGAACGTTTTTCAAAGTATTCAAACGATCGTCGTAAGTGCGAGTGGAAATGATTTTATCGTAGAACTCGCGAGAGGTATCGAGGTTATGATTGTAAGCATCGACGCCCGCTTCTTTGAGTCGTCGGGCTTGATCCGGCGTCAACATTCCCAATGTTACACAGGCTTCCATTCCGGCACTCTTCACCATACGAACCATTTGTAACACTTGATCAAATTGAGGACCGTCGTTGATTTCGCGCCAGGCGGCTCCCATGCAGAAGCGTTCCGCGCCTTGAGCTTTCGCGTCCTCTAAGGCCGCTTCCACTTCCTTAAGATCCATCAGACTTTCACGCTTCAGTCCCGTTTTATAATGGGCCGACTGCGGGCAGTAAGAGCAATCCTCAGGGCAGCCCCCGGTTTTGATGGAGAGCAAACTGCATTTTTGCACGTGATTTTCATCGTGATGTTCACGATGAATACTGTGAGCCTCAAAAATCAATTCGAAGAGGGGCTTTCGGTAAAGCTGAAGGGCAGAATCAACGGTAAACATAGGAGAAAACCTATACCCCATCTGCGCCCCCA
The genomic region above belongs to Bdellovibrionales bacterium and contains:
- the bioB gene encoding biotin synthase BioB, which encodes GAQMGYRFSPMFTVDSALQLYRKPLFELIFEAHSIHREHHDENHVQKCSLLSIKTGGCPEDCSYCPQSAHYKTGLKRESLMDLKEVEAALEDAKAQGAERFCMGAAWREINDGPQFDQVLQMVRMVKSAGMEACVTLGMLTPDQARRLKEAGVDAYNHNLDTSREFYDKIISTRTYDDRLNTLKNVREAGMTICSGGILGLGESDRDRCAMLVELANLKPQPESVPINLLIPVEGTPLAENQSVDIFDLVRTIAVARILMPKSRVRLSAGRINLTREGQALAFFAGANSIFLGEKLLTRDNPTATEDENLLSTLGLKMLDHENSATAH